The Crocosphaera subtropica ATCC 51142 genome includes a window with the following:
- a CDS encoding IS630 family transposase (programmed frameshift), with translation MITDNKEKIELIKEFLENSSNGRETQRALAVKLVLEGYRYERVSEILSVSLGFISKWVNAFNFGGINGLKSGYKGSKSYLTNQERTEIIEWLIEQKTWDISELEVYLIEKYDVVYQSLQSYYKILKEAKISWQKGQQINPRYHEEVNSKKNQEIAQILENRREEIDSGKLIVYIVDECHLHWEDICGYLWNLIKEPLKIPLLNPKERQTYYGALNLLTQEFILLPYQKGNGKNTVDFVQQLQKKNPEAKTLWIWDGASYHRGKEMQKFLARENQDLSPEEWRVTCCLFAPYSPQENPVEAIWLQLKTLLRRFYRFGKNFKIVKRLFQLFVELKLFNLPNFKNYEAFSRFS, from the exons ATGATAACAGACAATAAGGAGAAAATTGAGCTAATTAAAGAGTTTCTTGAAAATTCATCAAACGGGAGAGAGACTCAAAGAGCTTTAGCGGTAAAGTTAGTGCTAGAAGGCTATCGTTATGAAAGAGTCTCAGAAATTTTATCTGTGTCACTAGGATTTATTAGTAAATGGGTTAATGCTTTTAATTTTGGGGGTATAAATGGTTTAAAATCAGGATACAAAGGAAGTAAAAGTTACTTAACAAATCAAGAACGTACCGAGATAATTGAGTGGCTAATTGAACAAAAAACCTGGGATATTTCTGAACTAGAAGTTTATCTAATTGAGAAATATGATGTGGTTTATCAATCTCTTCAAAGTTATTATAAGATTTTAAAAGAGGCGAAAATTTCTTGGCAAAAGGGGCAACAAATTAATCCTAGATATCATGAAGAAGTCA ACTCAAAAAAAAACCAAGAAATAGCGCAAATTCTGGAAAATAGACGAGAGGAAATAGATTCAGGAAAGCTGATAGTGTATATAGTTGATGAATGTCATCTTCACTGGGAGGATATTTGCGGATATCTATGGAACTTAATAAAAGAACCCTTAAAAATTCCTCTTTTAAATCCTAAAGAAAGACAGACATATTATGGGGCATTAAATTTATTAACTCAAGAATTTATTTTGCTTCCTTATCAAAAAGGAAATGGAAAAAACACGGTAGATTTTGTCCAACAATTACAGAAAAAAAATCCCGAAGCTAAAACCTTATGGATTTGGGATGGAGCCAGTTATCATAGAGGAAAAGAAATGCAAAAGTTTTTAGCTAGAGAAAATCAAGATTTGTCACCAGAAGAATGGCGAGTAACCTGTTGTCTTTTTGCTCCTTATTCCCCTCAAGAAAATCCCGTAGAAGCAATTTGGTTACAACTCAAAACTTTACTGAGAAGATTTTATAGATTTGGGAAAAATTTTAAAATTGTTAAACGTCTTTTTCAACTTTTTGTTGAGTTGAAACTATTCAATCTTCCTAATTTTAAAAACTACGAGGCTTTTTCACGATTCAGTTAG
- the hisS gene encoding histidine--tRNA ligase, giving the protein MGTIQTLPGTRDILPEEIGYWQYVETVATQILSRAMYYEIRPPIFEQTSLFERGIGEATDVVGKEMYTFSDRGDRSLTLRPEGTAGVVRAYLQNNLYAAGGVQRLWYCGPMFRYERPQAGRQRQFHQIGLELIGTADPRADVEVIALATDILKTLGLQSLKLDINSVGDRNDRQNYREALVNYFLPYKAELDTDSQDRLQRNPLRILDSKDKRTKEINQNAPSILEHLGDASKKHFDQVQQLLTDLGIEYNINPCLVRGLDYYTHTAFEMISDDLGAQATVCGGGRYDGLVEELGGNPTPAVGWAIGMERLIILLKQLQSSPDMTPDIYIVSRGEAAEGQGLILAQKLRKEGLTVELDMSGSAFGKQFKRADRSGAIACIVLGEEEATNKTVQLKWLQSKEQQAMTQAELLTKVGELIEQLDRHKRTMNHSTQ; this is encoded by the coding sequence ATGGGTACTATTCAAACACTACCAGGAACGAGAGATATTCTGCCAGAAGAGATAGGATACTGGCAATATGTAGAAACTGTGGCGACACAAATACTCAGTCGTGCCATGTACTATGAAATACGTCCCCCTATTTTTGAGCAAACTTCTTTATTTGAGAGAGGGATAGGCGAAGCAACGGATGTTGTTGGCAAAGAAATGTATACTTTCAGCGATAGAGGCGATCGCTCTTTAACTCTACGTCCGGAAGGAACTGCCGGCGTTGTCCGTGCCTATTTACAAAATAATCTTTATGCAGCCGGTGGAGTGCAACGTTTGTGGTATTGTGGCCCGATGTTTCGCTACGAAAGACCCCAAGCCGGTCGTCAACGACAGTTTCATCAAATTGGGTTAGAATTAATCGGTACAGCCGATCCTAGGGCAGATGTAGAGGTCATTGCTTTAGCTACAGATATCTTGAAGACGTTAGGATTACAAAGTTTAAAATTAGATATTAATTCCGTCGGCGATCGCAACGATAGACAAAACTACAGAGAAGCGTTAGTTAATTACTTTCTCCCCTACAAAGCCGAACTTGATACCGACTCCCAAGATCGTCTACAACGCAACCCCTTACGCATTCTCGATAGTAAAGATAAACGGACTAAAGAAATTAATCAAAATGCGCCTAGTATTTTAGAACATCTTGGAGATGCTTCTAAAAAACACTTTGATCAAGTGCAACAACTGTTAACGGATCTTGGCATTGAATATAACATCAACCCTTGTTTAGTGAGAGGGTTAGATTATTACACCCATACTGCTTTTGAAATGATATCCGACGATTTAGGGGCCCAAGCAACGGTATGCGGTGGGGGACGCTATGACGGGTTAGTGGAAGAGTTGGGAGGAAACCCTACCCCGGCAGTGGGTTGGGCCATTGGGATGGAACGTTTAATTATTCTGCTCAAACAGTTGCAATCTTCCCCTGACATGACCCCAGATATTTACATAGTTTCGCGAGGAGAAGCCGCCGAAGGGCAAGGGTTGATTTTAGCCCAAAAATTGCGAAAAGAGGGGTTAACGGTGGAATTAGACATGAGTGGGAGTGCCTTTGGTAAGCAGTTCAAACGGGCCGATCGCAGTGGAGCGATCGCTTGTATCGTTTTAGGAGAGGAAGAAGCAACCAACAAAACAGTGCAACTCAAATGGTTGCAAAGCAAAGAACAACAAGCTATGACACAAGCAGAGTTATTGACTAAAGTTGGGGAACTAATTGAACAACTTGACAGACATAAAAGAACAATGAACCACTCCACACAATAA
- a CDS encoding HhoA/HhoB/HtrA family serine endopeptidase, which translates to MRIKQLIVYVALLILGGSAGVWGSRYWTQTSQEQTSQTPTVVPTNLKPFPFPPKSSSKANLNFIAEAAQKVGPAVVRIDATREVSNQMGETFEHPFFRRFFGNDLPIPKEHIERGTGSGFILTPDGQLLTNAHVVDGTKEVKVTLKDGQVYDGKVLGTDPMTDVAVVKIEAQDLPTVAIGSAEQLNPGEWAIAIGNPLGLDNTVTVGIISALGRSSTEVGVPDKRVRFIQTDAAINPGNSGGPLLNAQGQVIGINTAIRADAQGLGFAIPIETAQRVANQLLTNGKAAHPYLGIHMITLNPELSKELNQDPQLGFKVSNNEGVLVVRVVDDSPAQKAGFKPGDIILKVGGKPVSKAVEVQEEVEVSSIGETLAVEVIRNGKSKTLKVLPGSFPDN; encoded by the coding sequence ATGCGTATTAAACAGTTAATTGTCTATGTAGCATTATTGATCTTAGGTGGGAGTGCAGGGGTCTGGGGAAGTCGTTACTGGACCCAAACCTCTCAAGAACAAACCAGTCAAACCCCGACAGTGGTTCCCACAAACCTCAAACCGTTTCCATTTCCTCCAAAATCTTCCTCCAAAGCCAACTTGAATTTTATAGCTGAAGCAGCCCAAAAAGTTGGCCCGGCCGTGGTTCGCATTGATGCAACACGAGAGGTTTCTAATCAAATGGGGGAAACCTTTGAACATCCTTTCTTCCGTCGTTTTTTTGGAAACGATCTCCCCATTCCCAAAGAACACATTGAACGAGGAACCGGATCAGGGTTTATTTTAACTCCCGATGGACAGTTATTAACCAATGCTCATGTGGTCGATGGGACCAAAGAAGTTAAAGTGACCCTCAAAGATGGCCAAGTCTATGACGGAAAAGTATTGGGAACCGATCCGATGACCGATGTAGCGGTCGTAAAAATTGAAGCCCAAGACTTGCCAACGGTGGCCATTGGTAGCGCAGAACAACTCAACCCAGGGGAATGGGCGATCGCTATTGGCAACCCTTTAGGACTGGATAATACGGTAACAGTGGGCATTATCAGCGCATTAGGACGATCCAGTACCGAAGTCGGGGTTCCTGATAAACGGGTTCGGTTTATCCAAACCGATGCAGCTATTAACCCTGGAAACTCTGGCGGACCTCTGCTGAACGCCCAAGGTCAGGTTATTGGTATTAATACTGCTATTCGAGCCGATGCTCAAGGGTTAGGGTTTGCCATTCCCATCGAAACCGCCCAACGGGTGGCTAACCAGCTATTAACCAACGGAAAAGCAGCCCATCCTTATTTGGGGATACACATGATCACTCTCAACCCAGAGTTAAGTAAAGAATTAAATCAAGATCCACAACTAGGGTTTAAAGTATCTAATAACGAAGGGGTTTTAGTGGTGCGAGTCGTAGATGACTCCCCCGCCCAGAAAGCAGGGTTTAAACCAGGGGATATTATTCTTAAAGTTGGCGGTAAACCCGTTAGTAAAGCGGTTGAAGTTCAAGAAGAAGTAGAAGTTAGCTCCATCGGTGAAACCCTGGCCGTTGAAGTGATTCGCAATGGGAAGTCCAAAACCTTAAAAGTATTACCCGGTTCTTTCCCCGATAATTAA
- a CDS encoding mechanosensitive ion channel family protein, translating to MNFGFNISLADVFKILSPLLVVLFGVLLGILFERRVIKNIKKLASKTNWRYDKIIIDSIQGFSILWFSLGGIAVASYIYPIPLAIQILINKFLIATFLGSATLVISRLLVGLLKAYTTDEQGISPLTSLFEFITKIVIYSLGVLIILQSIGIQITPLLTALGVGGVSVGLALQTTLANLMSGVNIIMSGKVRPGDYIRLASGESGYVLDVELKYTVLKEITDNLLIIPNSKIISGSFKNFSLPNKTIVLPVTLDVGYDSNLETVEKLTLEVANDLLKEKIIEEEDYISDPFILYNKFDYFSINLTIYLKVHEREFFDHLEIKHQFLKKLHQRYQAEGIEIPFPIKSVYFPPQKVDNPYNIQ from the coding sequence ATGAATTTCGGGTTTAATATTAGCCTAGCAGACGTTTTTAAAATACTTAGTCCTTTATTAGTCGTTTTATTTGGTGTCTTATTAGGAATACTTTTTGAGAGAAGGGTAATCAAAAATATCAAAAAATTAGCTTCTAAAACTAACTGGAGATACGACAAAATTATCATTGATTCAATTCAAGGATTTAGCATTCTTTGGTTTTCTTTAGGAGGAATAGCGGTTGCTTCCTATATTTATCCTATTCCTTTAGCTATTCAAATTCTTATTAATAAGTTTCTGATTGCTACTTTTTTGGGTTCAGCAACTCTAGTTATTTCTCGTCTATTGGTGGGGTTACTGAAAGCTTATACCACTGACGAACAGGGTATTTCTCCCTTAACTTCTCTGTTTGAATTTATTACTAAGATAGTTATTTATAGTCTCGGTGTTTTAATCATATTACAGTCCATTGGTATTCAAATAACTCCTCTATTAACTGCATTAGGAGTCGGTGGTGTTTCTGTTGGTTTAGCTTTACAAACTACCCTAGCAAACTTAATGTCTGGGGTAAATATTATTATGTCAGGAAAGGTCAGACCTGGAGACTATATTCGTTTGGCTAGTGGAGAAAGTGGTTATGTTCTTGATGTAGAATTAAAATATACAGTTTTAAAAGAAATAACCGATAATTTATTAATTATTCCTAACTCGAAAATTATTTCCGGAAGCTTCAAAAACTTTAGTTTACCCAATAAAACCATTGTCCTTCCTGTTACCCTTGATGTAGGTTATGATAGTAACCTAGAAACTGTTGAAAAACTAACTCTTGAAGTGGCAAATGATTTATTAAAAGAGAAAATAATAGAAGAAGAAGATTATATCAGTGATCCGTTTATCTTGTACAATAAATTTGACTACTTTAGTATTAATTTAACCATTTATTTAAAAGTCCATGAACGAGAATTTTTTGACCATTTAGAAATCAAACATCAGTTTTTAAAGAAACTACATCAACGATATCAAGCAGAAGGGATTGAAATTCCTTTCCCGATTAAATCAGTTTATTTTCCTCCTCAAAAAGTTGATAATCCTTATAATATTCAGTAA
- a CDS encoding M15 family metallopeptidase has protein sequence MKPYQSIPIQDCGEPLIKIPLEQFSLETPHPYQKLGASYGPKSPYYLRAQVVEALIEAQTHLQQQYPGWKIHIFDAYRPVAVQQFMVDYTFTSLLEEKGLILDALSPTEKDNLWQQVYQIWAVPSDDLTTPPPHSTGGAVDITLKDDQGQLLDMGGMIDELSERSQPNYYATQRDNPGQSYHQRRELLNEIMTKAGFLRHPGEWWHFSLGDQMWAWQSQQAIAYYGRA, from the coding sequence ATGAAACCCTACCAAAGTATCCCTATTCAAGACTGTGGAGAACCCTTGATTAAGATCCCCTTAGAACAGTTTTCCCTAGAAACACCCCATCCCTATCAAAAGTTAGGTGCTTCCTATGGACCAAAATCCCCTTATTATTTACGCGCTCAAGTTGTAGAAGCATTAATAGAAGCACAAACCCATTTACAACAACAATATCCAGGGTGGAAAATCCACATTTTTGATGCTTATCGTCCTGTTGCAGTACAACAATTTATGGTGGATTATACGTTTACGTCTCTACTTGAAGAAAAGGGGTTAATTCTAGACGCTTTATCCCCAACGGAAAAAGATAATCTTTGGCAACAAGTTTATCAAATTTGGGCTGTACCGAGTGATGATTTAACCACTCCACCTCCCCATAGTACCGGCGGGGCAGTCGATATTACGTTAAAAGATGATCAGGGTCAATTATTGGATATGGGAGGCATGATTGACGAATTATCTGAGCGATCGCAGCCTAATTATTATGCTACACAAAGGGATAACCCAGGACAAAGCTATCATCAAAGACGAGAATTGCTCAATGAAATCATGACGAAAGCAGGATTTCTACGCCATCCTGGGGAATGGTGGCATTTCTCACTGGGGGATCAAATGTGGGCATGGCAAAGTCAACAGGCAATCGCATATTATGGGAGAGCTTAG
- a CDS encoding BrnT family toxin: MFEWDDSKAKINETKHSVSFPFATRVFDDQNRLTVIDKRFNYGEVRYITLGKIEQRVYVVAYTIRGSVVRLISARKANSREVKRYDNH; the protein is encoded by the coding sequence ATGTTCGAGTGGGACGACTCGAAAGCTAAGATAAATGAAACCAAACATTCAGTTTCTTTCCCTTTTGCAACCAGGGTTTTTGATGACCAAAATAGGTTAACAGTCATTGATAAACGGTTTAACTATGGTGAAGTGCGATATATTACTCTCGGAAAAATAGAGCAGCGTGTTTATGTCGTAGCTTACACCATCAGAGGTTCAGTGGTTCGTTTGATTTCAGCAAGAAAAGCTAACAGTAGAGAGGTAAAACGTTATGACAACCATTAA